In the genome of Acidobacteriota bacterium, the window CCGTATTTTGACCTGGTGATCGCGGCGTCCCAGGAACTCGATGCTGCCGTCTTCCTGGAAGCGGGCCAGATCTCCCGTCCGGTACATGCGTCCTCCGGGTGTCGGGGAAAAAGGATCGGGAATGAAGCGCTCGGCCGTCAGCGAGGGTCTCTTCCAGTAGCCGCGCGCTAATCCCTGGCCGGCGATGAAGAGTCCGCCCGCCAGGCCTGCCGGCAGCGGCTCCAGATTCTCGTCCAGCAGGTAGATGCGGGTGTTGGCAAGCGGCTTGCCGATCGGTACCGTAAGCGACCTCGGCGGAACGTCCTTAACCAGGTGCCAGCTAGCGTAGGTCGTGCTCTCAGTGGGCCCGTAGACGTGAAGGAGCCGCCGCGGAGGGCCGTTTCTCAGAATGTTCCGCACCCGCTCGGGATCGACTGCTTCCCCCCCGAAGAGGAGATGCTTGAGGCTCCCGAACCCGCCGGGCAAAACCGTGGACATCTGATTAAACAAAGCGGTCGTAAGAAAAAGGATCCCGATTTGGTGGCGGGCGATTGAAGATGACAATTGCTGGGGAGAGAGGGTCACTTCCCTTTGCAAGCCGACCAGCCGGGCTCCCGCGAGAAGAGCGCCCCAAATCTCGAAAGTAGCGGCGTCGAAGGACGAGTTGGAGGCCTGGGCCAGGATGTCCCCCGCCTCAAGCCCTATGTAGTTTGTATTGAGCACCAGCCGCACGACCGCTTGGTGGGGGATGCCGATTCCTTTTGGGCGGCCGGTCGATCCCGAGGTGTACATGATGTAGGCCAGCCGGCTTGAAGGGATGACCGCCGACAGGTCTTGCGGGGAGTACCGAGAAATCTCTTCCCAGTCCCGCTCGAGACAGACTGTCCGAGCCGAATGCTCGGGCAGGGATCGGCCGATTCGCGAGTTGGTCAGCAACACCTTTGCTGCGCCGTCCTTGAGCATGAAGGACAGCCTTTCGGGAGGATAATCGGGATCGAGGGGCAGATAGGCTCCTCCCGCCTTGAGAATGGCCAGAAAGCAGACGATCAGTTGCGGAGAGCGGTTCATGTAGACGGCCACTGGACACTCGTCATCGACCCCCAGCGTCGTCATGTGCCGGGCCAACTTGTTGGCTTGCCGATTCAATTCGCCGTAACTGAGTTGGCAGCCCTGAAAAGAGAGGGCCACGGCCTGGGGACGCTGGGCCGCCTGAGCTTCAAAAAGGGCGCAGATCGATTGGCGATGGGGAAAACTGGTGCTGGTTTGGTTCCAGGTTTCGACGGCCTGCCGCCGTTCCTCGGCCCGCAGCAGGCGCAAACGGGAGAGGCGACGGTCGGGATGGGAGGCCGCCTGCTGGGCGAGAAAGCGAAAATGCCGCAGCATGCGCGCCGCCGTAGAGGCTTTGAAGAGGTCGGAATCGTACTCCAGGCAGCCCTCCAAGGTCTCGCCGTCGTCAACCATCTCCAAGGTGAGGTCGAACTTGGCGGTTTTGGTCTCCAATTGCAGCGGCCCGAGAGCGAGATGGGGTATTTCGATCTCCGAGGTCTCGAAGTTCTGGAGGACGAAGGCGACCTGAAAGAGCGGATGCCGGCTGGGATCGCGGGCCACCCCGATTTCCTCGACCAGGCTCTCGAAGGGCAGATCGGGGTGGCGATAGGCTGCCGTGGTAACTTCGCGGACGCGCGAGAGCAGAGTGCGGAAGCTTGGATCGCCGCTCAAGTCGGTCCTGAGAGCCAAGGTATTGGCGAAAAACCCGATGAGGTCTTTCAATTCGCGGCGGTCCCGGTTGGCTATGGGAGTTCCGACGATGATATCGGTTTGGCCGCTGTAGCGCAGCAGCAGCACCTTCCAAAGGGCCAGCAAGGTCATGAACAAGGTGACCTTCTCGTCCCGGCTCAAGCGGCGCAGAAGGCGGCTGGTGTCTGCCGCCAGGCGCGTCGTCTCTCGCCCGCCCCGATGGAACATCCGGGGAGGCCGAGAGAAATCAATGGGTAATTCCAGTTCGGGCAAAGGGGCTGACAAGTGACGTTTCCAGTAGTCTTTCTGCCGCTGCAGTTCCTGCCCCCTCAGGTGTTCTCGTTGCCATCGGGCAAAGTCGGAGTACTGAATCGGCAACTCGGGCAACGGGGGGGACTCCTGGGCCGAATTGAGCCTGTAGGCCTGAGTCAACTCCCTCAGCAGCACATCCACCGACCACCCGTCCATGACGATGTGGTGCGCGTTTAAGAGCAAGGCGTGACGCTCATCACTGAAGCGCACCAGCGCGGCGCGAAAAAGCGGACCCCGCTCCAGGTCGAAGGGGACGCGGGCGATGGAATGAAGCACTGACCGGCCGTATCTCCGGCCTTGCGGCTCCGGCAATCGGCTGAGATCGATCAGCGAGAGACCGCTGCCCGCGGCTTGCTCCGGCACAACCAAATGGGGCCGGCCGTCCAAGGACCTGATGACCGAGCGCAGGATCTGGTGACGGCGCAGGATGAGCGCTAGGCAGCGCCCCAGCGTCCGGACCCGCAGCGGGCCGTCGATCGTCATGGCGACGGGAACGTTATAGGAGGCGTCCCGGTCTTCTACTTGGCTGACCAACCAGAGCCGGTGTTGGGCCGGCGAGAGTTGAGCAGGTCCCTCTTGCGAGCGCCGCGGAATTTCGGCCGAATGCGAAGGGGAAAGGCCTTCTTTTTGAAGCAAAGCCTTGACTAGGTCGCGCTTTTTCGACGACAACTGCAATCGTTTCCTGGCCCGGGTACTCATTGTTCTTTCTCAGTGAAGCGTTTCCTGCTTCAGTTGCTCCTCGGCTTCGTCTTCGGACAGTTCCTCCACGCTCAGCAGCAACTCGGCCACCTTCAGCAGGCCGGCGCCTTGCGGGCTGGCCAGCAGCTCTTGCTCCAGACTCCGGATGGTGGGCGTTTCGAAGAGCTGGGCGGGCCGGGGCTGCACTCCCAGGATTTCTTGCATCCTGAAGACGATTCTTGTGGCCAGGAGCGAGTGTCCGCCCAACTCGACGAAGTCGTCGTCAATTCCGACCTGGGCTTCTTGACCGAGAACCTCGGCCCAGATTTCGGCCAGTACCTCTTGGAGAGGGTTTTCGGGAGGACGGAAGTCGCTCAAGTGGCAAGGGCGCTCGCCTGCGGGATCGGGTAACGCATGGCGGTCGAGCTTTCCATTGGGAGTCATGGGAAAGGCGGGCATGTCGACAATGGCGGCCGGCATCATATAGTCGGGCAGCCTCTGCCTGAGAAAGCCGCTGACCTGCTGGGCGGGAAAGCCCTCTGACCCCGAGGATCGGGGAACGACATAGGCTACCAGGCGAAGTTCATCCTGGTCGTCCCCAAGAGGTCGCGTTACCACCAGGCTCTCGCGGACGGCGGGGTGTGACTTCAACACCTGGGCGATCTCCTCGAGTTCGATGCGAAACCCTCGGATTTTCACTTGATGGTCGAGGCGTCCGAGAAAAGCCAGACTCCCGTCCCCGCGGTGGCTAGCCAGGTCTCCGGTGCGATAAAGTCGGCTGCCGCTGCAAGCGCCGAAGGGATCGGGAATGAAGCGTTCGGCCGTGAGGGCGGGCTTGTTTCGATATCCCCTGGCGAGTCCGGTTCCGCCGATGTAGAGCTCTCCCGGCACCCCCAAGGGAACGGGCCGCAGGTGCCGGTCGAGCAGGTAGATTTGAGTATGGTCGACCGGCTGGGCAATAGGGGCGCTTGCCTCATCGAAGGGCTGTGTGCGGCAGGCCGCCGACCACACGGTGGTCTCGGTGGGTCCGTAGAGGTTCCAGAGTTGCCCGCAGCGGTCCAGGAGCCGGGTAGCCAGGTCTCTGGGCAAAGCCTCGCCTCCGCTTAGGATCTTTAATCGGTTATGTCCTTTCCACCCCGATTCAAGAAGCAGCCGCCAGTGGCTCGGGGTCGCTTGCATCATTGAGATTCCAGAGAGATCCATCCTCCTGGCCAGGAGCTGGGCATCGGTTGCTTCGGCCTCTCCGGCAACCACCAAGCGCGCTCCCTTGAGAAGAGGCAGCAACAACTCAAGAACAGAAATATCGAAGGCCAGAGTGGTTACCGCTAAGAGAATGTCCTCTTCTTCGATCCCGGGTTGGCAAAGCATCGAGAGCAGAAAGTTGGCCACGGAACGGTGAGTGACCTCGACGCCCTTGGGTCGGCCGGTGGAACCCGAGGTATAGGTGATGTAGGCCAGCAGCTCTTTATCGCCGCCCGCGAGCGAGAATGAAGAGGCGCCAGGTTGCTGATGCCATCCCTCTTGCAGCGTGAGCTGAGGAACCTGGGAGTCTGGACACCGATCCGCCAGAGAGGGTTGGGTGATGAGCAGGGAAGCTCCTGAATCTTCCAACATGTGTGCAAGTCTGCGGGGCGGATAACTCGGATCGAGGGGAAGGTAGCAGCCGCCGGCTTTCAAGACCGCCAGGACGCCGACCAGCAACAGGCTCGATCGCTCCAGGTAAAGTGCGACGGGGGAATCCGGGCCTAGGCCCAGTTGGCGAAGACGCGCCGCCAAGACGTCGGAAAGGCGGCTGAGCTTAGCGTAAGTCATTTGAGTGTCGCTGGATACGACAGCTATCGCGTCTGGAGTGCGCGAGCACTGGGCCTCTACCATTTCATGGATGGATTGCTCGTCCCTTTGTGGCAAGGGGCCGCTGCAGCGGCGCAGCAGTGCCTCTTCATCCTCGGGGGAGAACATGGGCAGCCGCGTGACGCGACCCTCGGGCCGCTCTTGAAACGCCTTGAGGAGACGGTTCAGGTGATCGAGCATGCCCTCGACCATCGGACGCTCGAAGCGACTCGCGTCGAAAGCGATCTTGAAAAGCAATTCCCTCTCGGGTTCTACCGCCAGGACCAAAGGATCGTTGAGCCGTTCCCGCGTGCGCAGGTGTTGCACCTCAAGCCGGGATGATCCGCCGCCATCGCCGGGAGAGGAGAAGGGATAGTTCTCGAAGACGATCAAGCTCTCGAACAGAGGCTGGGCCGAACTGACTTGGCTCCAGGCCTGTATCTCGCTGAGGGCGGCGTAGTCGAACTGCCGCGCCTCGATCTGGGCCGACTGCAACCGGGCGAGCCAGGCAGCCAAGCGGTCCTCGGTGCCGACCGCTACCCGTATGGGAATGGTATTGATGAACAGGCCCACCATCTGCTCAATGCCATCCAGCCCGGATGGCCGGCCCGAGACGGTGGCTCCGAAGAGGATGTCGTCGTCTCCTGAGTAGCGGCTCAAGAGCAGCGCCCAAGCGCCCTGGATCAAGGTGTTTAAAGTAAGACGGTGTTTCTTGGCGAAGGAGCGCAGACCGGAGCTGTCGCCCGCTGACCAGCGACTCCGGCATTCCGATGAAGTCAGCGCCTGCCTCCCTCCAGCCTCTTTTCCCGCCTGGGAGGCAATGCGAGTGGGCTCGCTGAAACCCGCTAGCGTCCGGGTCCAGAACTCCTGAGCCTGATTCTGATCCTGATTCTGCAACCATAGGATGTAGTCCCGGAATGGCCGTGGGGGCGCCAGTCGGGGCGTTTGACCTTCTTCCAGCGCCTGATAGATATGGAAGACTTCGCCCAAGACAGTCGCAACCGACCATCCGTCCAGCAGCAGGTGGTGAAAACTCCAGATCAGGTAGTGCAAATTCGGCCTCGCCTGGATGAGGTAGAGTCGCATCAGCGGCGCCCGCGAGAAGTCGAGAGGCAGCGACGCATCCTCTTCAAGAAGCTGATCCAAACGCACTCGGCGATGCTCTTCCGGGTCAGCCCTCCAGTCCTTGACCGCCCAAGGCGTCTCCACTTCTTTGCGAACCACCTGCATGGGCTGGTCGATGCCCTTCCAGTGAATGGTGGTGCGCAGCGCGGAGTGCCGTTGCATTACCTGGCCCCAGGCCCGGTGCAGAAGGTGGGGGTCGAGAGGTCCCCGCAGGATGAAACTGAACTGTTCCCAGTAGAGCCCGGACTCGGGCCGCGAGAGGCAGTGAAAGAGCATCCCCTGCTGCAGAGGCGAGAGTTGGTAGATGTCTTCCAGGTTCTTCATCTGCTACTTCCGTTCACTCCAGTTCTGAAAGCAACTTTTCCAGCCTCTCCTGACTGAGCTTGGCTGCAGGAAAGTCGGAAGCCGACACGGCCGCGTCAGTCGTGGATGATTTTTTTTCCTCGCTCTCCAGCGGGATCTGGCCTGCCTCCGCGGAAGACTTGCGCCCCAGGGCGTCGGCCAGTTCCGAAATGCTCTGGTTCCGAAAGAGCTGCAGCGGTGTCATCTCGATGCCCTCTTGTCTGGCCCGAGCCACGGTTTGCACGGCCAATATCGAATCCCCGCCCAATTCGATGAAGTTGTCGTCGACGCCCACCTTGTCGACCCGCAGCGTTTCGGCCCAGATGCCGGCCAGCTTCTTTTCTATCGCGCTGATTGGGGGGCGGTATCGCTCGGCCAGACGGGGGCGGGTTGCATCGGGCGCTGGAAGAGCCTTGCGGTCGATTTTGCCGTTGGGCGTCAAGGGAAACGACTGCATCTCCGTGAAGTGGCCGGGAATCATATAGTCGGGAAGACTGCGCGCCATGAAGGACCTCAGGTTTCCGACATCCGGCGATTCCTGGCGGGTGGCTATGAAGTGGGCCGTCAGCCGGCTCTCCTCGGGGGAGACCGTTTGAGCGGAGACGATGGCATCCTCGATTGCCGGGTGTTTCTTGAGAGCGGCTTCGATCTCGCCCAGCTCGATGCGCATGCCCCTGATTTTGACCTGGTCATCCAAGCGTCCCAGCACTTGGATGCGGCCGTCCGGCAGGTAGCGGGCTAAATCGCCCGTTTCATAGATCCGTTCTCCACCAGCGCGTCTGAAGGGATGGGGCAGGAACTTAGAGGCCGTCAGGCCGGGCTGGGAAAGATAGCCCCGGGCCAGCCCTCGGCCGGCCAGATACAGAGACCCGACCACTCCCTGTGGCGGGGGTTCCAGCCAGCGGTCGAGGACGTAGGCCGCCATGCCCGCGATGGGGGTTCCGATTGTAATCCGGTCCGGGTCTCCGACCTCTTCCATATTCGACCAGATCGTGGCCTCGGTGGGACCATAGAGATTCCACAGTGAAGCGCAGCGTTCGCGCAGGGATTTCGCCAGGGCGCTGGAAAGGGCTTCACCTCCGCACCAGGCTTGAAGGCGGGGATCTCCTTGCCACCCTCCCTTGAGCAGCAGTTGCCAGCCGCTGGGAGTGGCCTGCATGACATGGGGACGCGATTTGGCCATCAGATGGCCGAGTCGCGTGGGGTCGGTGGTCTCCTCGCCGCCCGCCAGGATGAGACGGGCCCCGCTGATCAGGGGCAGGAAGATCTCCAGCGCGGCGATGTCGAAGGAAACCGTGGTCAGCGCCAGAAAGACGGCCCCCTTCCCCAAGCCGGGCCTGGCCCTCAGCGCGCCCAGGAAGTTGGCCAGAGCCAGGTGTGAGATCTGCACGCCTTTGGGCTGTCCCGTGGAGCCCGAGGTGAAAATGACATAGGCCAGATTGTGGGCTCTGAACCTCTGCCGGAGCGGGCTGGATGAATGGGTGGAAATCTCCTCCCATTGCTCGTCGATGATGAGGGTCTTGATGGAATTTCCCTTGAACCGCGGGGCAAGGGAGGCTTGGGTGATGACGCATTCGGCTCCCGCCGCCTCCAGGATAAGCGACAAGCGTTCCCCCGGATGGCGCGGATCCAGCGGAAGATAAGCGCCGCCTGACTTGAGGATGCCCGTCAAGGCGACAATCAGCCAGGAAGACCGCTCCATGAGAACCGCGACGGACGTCTCGGCGCCAATCCCCGATTCCCGCAGATAGCGGGCAAGCTGGTTGGACCGGTCAGCCAGGGTCTGGTAGGTGAGATGCTTGCCCCGGCAGACCAGTGCCACCTTGTCGGGACAGGCCTGAGCGCTCTCCTGCAGCAGCACCGGCAACAAGGCCTGCTCGTCCCTGTCGTCGAGCGCCGACTGCCAGATTTCGAGGATCCCGCGTCTTTCCTTGGGGTCCATGAGGGCCAGCCGGGAAAGGCGTCGGCCGGAATTGACAGTGATCTCCCGAAGCAAGCGCTCAAGGTGTTCCAACCAGCGTCGGACGGTCTTGTCCCGCAGGATGTCGCCGTTGAAGTCACACTTGAACTCAATGCTGTCCTTTCGGACCTCGATGTCGAAGTAAAGATCGAACTTAGTGGTCCCGTTGGGATTGGAGGCCACTTCCCATCCGAGGCTGTCCCCTTCTCCGCTGCCGCCGACTTGGTCGACGTTGACGACCACCGAGGCCAAGGGAGGACGGCTGGCGTCCAGGGGCAGGTCCAGTTTCTTGACCAGGCGATGAAAAGGATAGTCCTGGTGTTCATAGGCATCGAGCAGCAGTTTTTGGAGCCAGGAAAAGTACTCTTCGAAGGTGGGGTCGTGAGCGATGCGGCTGCGGATGGGCAGGAGGTTGACGCAGTATCCGACCAAGCCCGGCTGTCCCATCGAGACTTGGCCCGCGCTGGTTGTACCGACTACCAGGTCGTCCTGGCCCGAGAGCCGGTGAAGGAGCGTACAAATGGCCGCCAGCAGCAAGGAGAAAAGGGTGCCGCCCCGCCGAGTCGCCGTGTCGCGCAGCTTATGGCACACATCGCCTCTCATGCAAAGGTATTGACGAGACCCCTGGAAGGACATCAGCGGCGGCCGCGGAGCATCAGCGGGAAGTTCGAGCACCGGCACGCCATCGGCAAATTGTTGCGACCAAAATCTCCCGGCCTGCTCGAGTTTTGGACCTTGTTGTTTCTGGAACTGCCACTCGATGAAGTCGCTGAACTGAGAGACCTGGGGCAAGCCGAGGGACTGATCGCGGCAGGCGGCGCCATAGAGATCCCGGATCTCCTTCAACAAGATGCCGTTGGAGAGGCCATCGGTGACCGAGTGGTGAAAAGTGACGATGAGCAGGGCATCCTCTTCTCCCATGCTCAGAAGACGAAAGCGGAAGAGGGGGCCTCTTTCCAGGTCGAAGACCTGGCGGGCCTCGGTCCAGGCCCATTGAGCCGCCTGATGTTGCTGCTCTTTCTTTTCCAGACCGTCCAGCGCCACCAGGGGCACTTCGATCCGCAACCTGGAGGCGATGGTCAGTTTCTCTCCCAGGCGGTCGAAGGAGGACCGCAGGGCTTGATGCCGGTTGACGACTTCTTGCAGGGCTGATCGCAGGGCGCCGTAATCGACCTTTTCGCGAAGCCGCGCGGTCAAGGACTCGTTATAGGCGCGTGAGGCGTTTTCATTCAGGTGCCCCAAGGCCCACAGCGCTTTCTGAGCCTCGCTGGCCCGCACCTGCTTGGGCGAGTCGTGGGAGGGACCGATGCTCCCCGGCCTGCTTTTGTCCGAGGGCTCGGCTTCGGGCAGCAAGCCCACCCCGCGCATGGCCTCTACGCTCTTGCGTACGGCCTCGACGAGTTCCTCCAGGTCGCGCTCCTGATGGGCCGTCGACAGGTAGAAGGCGCGTCCTTCCCACACATGAATGCCGTTATCGAGCAGGTGATAATAGAAAATGCTGGGATATTTGACCTCTTCCGCAAAACGAAAACGGAACAAGGAGCCGAACGACAGCATCTCCATGGCAACGTTTTCTTGGCGGAAGACCTCTTGCAGCCCTTCAACCAGGTGGCGAGTGCTTTGATTCAAGTCCCTCTGCAATTGGGGGCCCTGCTCTTGCAAGTGGTTCAGGGAGGCCCAAACAGCGGCCATAGTCAAGGGATGTTTGAAGTAGGTTCCGGCCACGAAGGTGGTTTCGGCTTGCGGATAGGAGGCATCTCCGTAGTTCCAATCGCCTCCGTCGATGGCGTCGAGGTAGCGGGCCTGGCCGGCTACCGCCCCCACCGGAACGCCTCCTCCCATGGACTTTCCGTAGGTGGCCAGGTCGGCCTGGATGCCGTAGAGCCCCTGCACGCCGCCGGGGTGGACGCGAAAGCCCGTAACCACTTCGTCGAAGATGAGGGTGGCGCCGGTGCGCTTGGAGACGTCCCTGAGTTTCGGCAGGTAATCGGCCACGTCGAAATATCCCGGCAGGCGACTCTGCTGGGGCTCCACCAGGATGGCCGCCAGCTCCTGCCCTCTCTCTTCCAAAATCTGCAGCGATTCCGGGCTGCAGTAGTCGAGGACCAGCACTTGGTCGGACACGTGAGGAGAGATGCCCGGGGCCATGGGCATAGTCACAGGCCTTCCCTGAGCATTCTTGAGAGAGCGCACCAGGACTTCGTCAGAGAAACCATGGTAAGACCCCTTGAAGAGGGCGATCTTGCTTCTCCCTGTGACCGTGCGGGCCAGCCGCAGGGCCGTTAAGACGGCTTCGGTCCCCGAGTTGAAGAAGGCGGCCCGTTCCATTCCCGTCATGCGGCAGATCAGCTCAGCCGCCTGTCCGGCCAGGGGGGACTGCAGGCCGATCTGCAATCCATCGCCGATTTGTTCCTGAAGGGCTTCGATGATCCATTTCGGCGAATGCCCGAAGAGGAGGCTGCCGAATCCCATGGTGATGTCGACGTATTCATTTCCGTCCACGTCCCAGACCCGCGCCCCCTCGGCGCGCTCTACGGCGATGGGATAAAGGACTTCTTTCCAGAGCAGGCGGAAGTCTGCCGAGCCTCGGCTGTCGGCCATGGAGCGGCGGTAGTCGCGGGCCAGGGCCTTGGAACGTTTGCTGCGCCCTTCCAGGCGGGAGAAGAGCGAGGAGAGGTGCTTTTGCTGCTCAGGAGTCAGATCCTTTTGGCCGGGTTGAATGGGCTGGTAGGGAACGAAAGGAGCGGGACGCTTTGGGGTTTCTCTCGCCGATGACGGGCGTGCCGATCGCGAGGAGCCGCTTTCCGCAGTGGAGCGCACGCTGTGCTGAGATGAGAGGGAGGAGGCCGTTGCCGCCGCTGCGCCTTCGCGCAGCAGTTCGATTTGCCGCGACATGATGCTGAGCTGCTGGCGCACGATCTCTTCCAGGTCGCCTTCGGCCTGGATGGCGGCGGTCTGCTGCCTGGCGGCCATCGATTGGCCTTGGCCGGCTCTAGCTTCCTTTGAGGGCGGGTCGGGCACTTTCCATTCGGGGAGCTCTTCCTGAAGGTGTTGGGAGAGGGTCTCAAGGGTCGTGAATTCCTCCATGATGCGCCGGAAGGGCAGCTTGACGCCGAAGTGCTTCTCGATTCCCTGGCTGAACTGAAGAAGCAGCAGCGAATCGGCACCCATTTCCAGGAAAGTCGCGTCCTGCGGCAAGGAGCCGGCCTCGACGCCCAGCAGCCCCGAGAGGATTTCGGCCAGGTCTTGAGAAACGGCCTGAGATCCTTCCGGCCGGGGCTCGGGGGAGGCCTGCCCCGGAACTTGGGAAGCGGCCACCGGCGGCTCGGCTTCCCCATCCGCGCGGGGGACGGGGCCGCTGTGCCTGGACTTGGCTTCCACCCAGTGGACCTCCCGCTGGAAGGGATAAGTGGGCAAGCAAACCCGGCGTCGCTGCTGATCAGCGTAAAAACCGCTCCAATCGACGACCGCGCCGCAGGACCAGAGCGACCCCATCAGCGTCAGGAGAGCTTCCAGGTCCGACGGGTCTGCGGCGCGGCGGCTCATGGAGGGGAAGCAATGCACTCCGGTCGGCTTGTGTTGTCTTCGCCGCAAAACGCCGGTCAGCGCCGACCCGGGTCCAACCTCCAGCAAGATTCGTCCCGGTCCTTC includes:
- a CDS encoding amino acid adenylation domain-containing protein, coding for MKNLEDIYQLSPLQQGMLFHCLSRPESGLYWEQFSFILRGPLDPHLLHRAWGQVMQRHSALRTTIHWKGIDQPMQVVRKEVETPWAVKDWRADPEEHRRVRLDQLLEEDASLPLDFSRAPLMRLYLIQARPNLHYLIWSFHHLLLDGWSVATVLGEVFHIYQALEEGQTPRLAPPRPFRDYILWLQNQDQNQAQEFWTRTLAGFSEPTRIASQAGKEAGGRQALTSSECRSRWSAGDSSGLRSFAKKHRLTLNTLIQGAWALLLSRYSGDDDILFGATVSGRPSGLDGIEQMVGLFINTIPIRVAVGTEDRLAAWLARLQSAQIEARQFDYAALSEIQAWSQVSSAQPLFESLIVFENYPFSSPGDGGGSSRLEVQHLRTRERLNDPLVLAVEPERELLFKIAFDASRFERPMVEGMLDHLNRLLKAFQERPEGRVTRLPMFSPEDEEALLRRCSGPLPQRDEQSIHEMVEAQCSRTPDAIAVVSSDTQMTYAKLSRLSDVLAARLRQLGLGPDSPVALYLERSSLLLVGVLAVLKAGGCYLPLDPSYPPRRLAHMLEDSGASLLITQPSLADRCPDSQVPQLTLQEGWHQQPGASSFSLAGGDKELLAYITYTSGSTGRPKGVEVTHRSVANFLLSMLCQPGIEEEDILLAVTTLAFDISVLELLLPLLKGARLVVAGEAEATDAQLLARRMDLSGISMMQATPSHWRLLLESGWKGHNRLKILSGGEALPRDLATRLLDRCGQLWNLYGPTETTVWSAACRTQPFDEASAPIAQPVDHTQIYLLDRHLRPVPLGVPGELYIGGTGLARGYRNKPALTAERFIPDPFGACSGSRLYRTGDLASHRGDGSLAFLGRLDHQVKIRGFRIELEEIAQVLKSHPAVRESLVVTRPLGDDQDELRLVAYVVPRSSGSEGFPAQQVSGFLRQRLPDYMMPAAIVDMPAFPMTPNGKLDRHALPDPAGERPCHLSDFRPPENPLQEVLAEIWAEVLGQEAQVGIDDDFVELGGHSLLATRIVFRMQEILGVQPRPAQLFETPTIRSLEQELLASPQGAGLLKVAELLLSVEELSEDEAEEQLKQETLH